In one window of Posidoniimonas corsicana DNA:
- a CDS encoding ABC transporter ATP-binding protein: MLTLTDVKKSYREPGGDRMPILDVPHFEVQQGEQVVIRGRSGCGKTTLLNAISGLTTIDSGAITIAGVEVTRLPESGRDRFRARKLGFVFQTFNLLPAFTAVENVMLGMTFTGQPKDRGRAEELLGKVGLGHRLHHKPQAMSVGEQQRTAVARALANKPILLLADEPTANVDPAHQQQVVDLLREVCRDENVAMLLVTHSPEVSDQFDRVEHLEEVNRVVAAVSH; the protein is encoded by the coding sequence ATGCTGACCCTCACCGACGTCAAGAAGTCGTACCGCGAGCCCGGCGGCGACCGCATGCCGATCCTCGACGTGCCCCACTTCGAGGTGCAGCAGGGGGAGCAGGTGGTGATCCGCGGCCGCAGCGGCTGCGGCAAGACCACGCTGCTCAACGCCATCAGCGGGCTGACCACCATCGACAGCGGCGCCATCACCATCGCCGGCGTGGAGGTCACACGGCTGCCCGAGTCCGGCCGCGACCGGTTCCGCGCCCGCAAGCTCGGCTTCGTGTTCCAGACCTTCAACCTGCTGCCCGCGTTCACCGCGGTGGAGAACGTGATGTTGGGCATGACGTTCACCGGCCAGCCCAAGGACCGGGGCAGGGCGGAGGAGCTGCTGGGGAAGGTCGGTCTGGGGCACCGGCTGCACCACAAGCCGCAGGCGATGAGCGTGGGCGAGCAGCAGCGGACCGCCGTGGCCCGCGCGCTGGCCAACAAGCCGATCCTGCTGCTGGCCGACGAGCCGACCGCCAACGTCGACCCGGCGCACCAGCAGCAGGTGGTCGACCTGCTCCGCGAGGTCTGCCGCGACGAGAACGTGGCGATGCTGCTGGTGACCCACTCGCCGGAGGTCTCCGACCAGTTCGACCGGGTCGAGCACCTCGAAGAAGTAAACCGCGTCGTCGCCGCCGTCAGCCACTAG
- a CDS encoding SRPBCC domain-containing protein, with product MKPAAVNTPSSTTVEVARSFDAPVESVWKTFTEPDMVCRWMLGPPGWSMPVCEFDFRVGGRYENRFRNEEDGMEFGLFGEFREIEPLARIVQDERHTLAVPDDNEVRESVVTLTFEEQDGRTNVVTLIEYASPQERDAALATGMTAAMEMGYGVIDELVAR from the coding sequence ATGAAGCCCGCCGCCGTGAACACCCCCTCCAGCACAACGGTCGAGGTCGCCCGCAGCTTCGACGCGCCCGTCGAGTCGGTTTGGAAGACGTTCACCGAGCCCGACATGGTTTGTCGTTGGATGCTGGGACCCCCCGGCTGGTCGATGCCGGTTTGCGAGTTCGACTTCCGCGTTGGCGGCAGGTACGAGAACCGGTTCCGGAACGAGGAGGACGGGATGGAGTTCGGGCTGTTCGGCGAGTTCCGTGAGATCGAGCCGCTGGCCAGGATCGTTCAGGACGAGCGGCACACGCTCGCCGTCCCCGACGACAACGAGGTCAGGGAGTCGGTCGTCACCCTCACGTTCGAAGAGCAGGACGGGCGGACCAACGTCGTGACGTTGATCGAGTACGCCTCCCCACAGGAACGCGACGCCGCCCTGGCGACCGGCATGACCGCGGCGATGGAGATGGGCTACGGCGTCATCGATGAGCTGGTCGCCCGGTGA
- a CDS encoding LamG domain-containing protein → MNYRILAPCVALCCAALACGRADAQLTFSLAWGWQGDARQDAAWTAMNNIVNRYNAYGDFTGGNGSHVQAAYNPGVPTAQAGYGGWGGIIEYGGTWPNDRVTMHELDHWLGTGTYSNAQGRSWDGQRAVSILEQFDGVGARVGTDGVHFWPYGMNYDNEWSELNARRNVALVYALRADWGIGSTANPTAWNATSVSLAGSDPVGRSGFNHYSSWSDGEFAHPNADYSTGAHDLRTPNGYPSWTFAGRSLTVNPGGRLLYNGWGHDGRVTFKNLIVDNATVRHDQYDLDTFRLAGAVTLTGDATFDAGQGDIFIEAAVTGAGSLVKTGAHDLTLQASNDYAGATTISRGTLRLAPTRLVAEYTFDNVRGDSVVNLGAGGAPMNGVLANGATIVPAGGGREGSAVSLANGASVNINNGVTDLAPDGNWAVSTWIKTASAGGALLSKTNGGWEYGNTAFFLGDGLGAGSGGQPAGVRWAGGFLQTRARGTIVTDDQWRQVTYVNNGGVYTIYIDGEPLMATRTDSGFSNADIGSMVQLGVANNPGDGALNFNGLMDSVQIYGQSLSAAQAMALYEGQRLGTLPSTTTVSVASGATLDVNGVTQEIAGLDGAAGSSVLLGNRGHLIVNSAADAAFAGVISGSGAVTKSGAGTLTLAGANTLSGITTVAAGVLELDGRIGPTKVDAGATLRGDGQVVGGLTLAAGSTLAVDVAASTDLLAVTGAATLDGVLDVTLDAGFTPTLNDTFTVLTAASLVNNLTLGGPDASLFSLMASTATEVILTAVSGLPGDYNNDGLVDAADYTVWRDNQGAAEWSLPNDFNGGPIGAEQYAAWRSNFGANAAFDAAAASVPEPTAAVAAALLAWPPRRRRPHAT, encoded by the coding sequence ATGAACTACCGGATTCTTGCTCCTTGCGTTGCGCTTTGCTGCGCTGCACTCGCGTGCGGCCGCGCCGACGCCCAGCTTACATTCTCGCTCGCCTGGGGCTGGCAGGGCGACGCCCGGCAGGACGCGGCGTGGACGGCGATGAACAACATCGTCAACCGCTACAACGCCTACGGCGACTTCACCGGCGGCAACGGCAGCCACGTCCAGGCGGCGTACAACCCCGGCGTGCCGACGGCGCAGGCCGGCTACGGCGGGTGGGGCGGCATCATCGAGTACGGCGGCACCTGGCCCAACGACCGCGTCACCATGCACGAGCTGGACCACTGGCTCGGCACCGGCACGTACTCCAACGCCCAGGGCCGGTCGTGGGACGGCCAGCGCGCTGTCAGCATCCTCGAGCAATTCGACGGCGTGGGCGCACGCGTCGGCACCGACGGCGTGCACTTCTGGCCGTACGGCATGAACTACGACAACGAGTGGAGCGAGCTCAACGCGCGGCGGAACGTGGCCCTGGTGTACGCGCTGCGCGCCGACTGGGGCATCGGCTCGACCGCCAACCCCACGGCGTGGAACGCCACCAGCGTCTCGCTGGCCGGCTCCGACCCGGTGGGCCGCTCCGGCTTCAACCACTACAGCTCCTGGAGCGACGGCGAGTTCGCCCACCCCAACGCCGACTACTCCACCGGCGCCCACGACCTCCGCACGCCCAACGGCTACCCCAGCTGGACCTTCGCGGGCCGGTCGCTGACGGTCAACCCGGGCGGGCGGCTGCTGTACAACGGCTGGGGCCACGACGGCCGCGTCACCTTCAAGAACCTGATTGTCGACAACGCCACCGTGCGGCACGACCAGTACGACCTCGACACGTTCCGCCTGGCGGGCGCCGTCACGCTGACGGGCGACGCGACCTTCGACGCGGGGCAGGGCGACATCTTCATCGAGGCCGCGGTCACCGGCGCCGGGTCGCTGGTCAAGACCGGCGCCCACGACCTCACGCTCCAGGCCTCCAACGACTACGCCGGCGCCACCACCATCAGCCGGGGCACGCTGCGGCTGGCGCCCACCAGGCTCGTCGCCGAGTACACGTTCGACAACGTGCGCGGCGACTCGGTGGTCAACCTCGGCGCCGGCGGCGCGCCGATGAACGGCGTGCTCGCCAACGGCGCGACCATCGTCCCCGCCGGCGGCGGCCGCGAGGGCAGCGCCGTCAGCCTGGCCAACGGCGCCTCGGTGAACATCAACAACGGCGTCACGGACCTGGCGCCCGACGGCAACTGGGCCGTCTCGACGTGGATCAAAACCGCCAGCGCCGGCGGCGCCCTCCTCAGCAAGACCAACGGCGGGTGGGAGTACGGCAACACCGCCTTCTTCCTGGGCGACGGCCTCGGCGCCGGCAGCGGCGGCCAGCCCGCCGGCGTCCGCTGGGCGGGCGGGTTCCTCCAGACCCGCGCCCGCGGCACGATCGTCACCGACGACCAGTGGCGCCAGGTGACCTACGTCAACAACGGCGGCGTCTACACCATCTACATCGACGGCGAGCCGCTGATGGCCACCAGGACCGACAGCGGCTTCAGCAATGCCGACATCGGTTCGATGGTGCAGCTGGGCGTGGCCAACAACCCCGGCGACGGCGCTCTGAACTTCAACGGGCTGATGGACTCGGTGCAGATCTATGGTCAGTCCCTCTCGGCCGCACAGGCGATGGCCCTGTACGAGGGGCAGCGGCTCGGCACGCTGCCCTCGACCACGACGGTTTCGGTCGCCAGCGGCGCGACGCTGGACGTCAACGGCGTGACGCAGGAGATCGCCGGCCTCGACGGCGCCGCCGGCTCGAGCGTGCTGCTGGGCAACCGCGGCCACCTGATCGTCAACAGCGCGGCCGACGCCGCCTTCGCCGGCGTGATCAGCGGCAGCGGCGCGGTCACCAAGTCGGGCGCCGGCACGCTGACCCTCGCTGGCGCCAACACCCTGAGCGGCATCACCACCGTGGCCGCCGGCGTGCTGGAGCTCGACGGTCGGATTGGTCCGACGAAGGTGGACGCCGGCGCCACGCTCCGCGGCGACGGCCAGGTCGTCGGCGGCCTGACCCTGGCGGCCGGGTCCACGCTGGCGGTCGACGTCGCCGCCAGTACCGACCTGCTCGCCGTGACCGGCGCCGCCACGCTCGACGGCGTGCTGGACGTCACCCTCGACGCCGGCTTCACGCCCACCCTGAACGACACCTTCACCGTGCTGACGGCGGCCAGCCTGGTCAACAACCTCACCCTCGGCGGGCCCGACGCGTCGCTCTTCAGCTTGATGGCGAGCACCGCCACCGAAGTGATCCTGACGGCCGTCAGCGGCCTGCCGGGCGACTACAACAACGACGGCCTGGTCGACGCCGCCGACTACACCGTGTGGCGCGACAACCAGGGCGCGGCCGAGTGGTCGCTGCCCAACGACTTCAACGGCGGGCCGATCGGCGCCGAGCAGTACGCCGCCTGGCGGTCCAACTTCGGCGCGAACGCCGCGTTCGATGCCGCCGCGGCTAGCGTGCCCGAGCCCACGGCGGCCGTCGCCGCGGCGCTCCTCGCGTGGCCACCCCGCCGGCGTCGCCCACACGCGACCTAG
- a CDS encoding FAD-dependent monooxygenase: protein MTATEAPVLVVGGRTTGLMMAAELARHGAPVRIIDKSPGIDPHSRATYLHSRTLEILHTLGIADEIVDRGQPLKAVSIHANGRHVVTTPDLPVDSPFPWGAAFAQCKTEAILERHLNNLGIEVERSVELQAFEQSPEGVRAMIRGQGGAEEVVDASYLIGCDGAHSTVRRGVDEAFPGAADPIPYQTADVLIDGPIKPEVAYLCLHDQGDVFIFLLDEGRRQVIATLPKDSPRTEPPTLEEMQRIIDERGFPGLRLSDARWLAIYHTHYRLAPRYRRGRVFLAGDAAHIHSVIGGQGMNTGIQDAHNLAWKLALVMRGVTPSWWLDTYESERRGVAADVIAWTKRANDSLTSFAELSPAERERLLKHMVVPESDRLQVRAHQEEIDLDYRSSRLCVASSDNDPGPAPGARAPDAGPIVVNGESTTLLKRLGAPLHQLLLFGPPDAGAGQPELAAARRAVDAHGDWLRVLLVDANHAPAPNGVVYVSDAAGALRRAYAGDAVRLYLIRPDGYIAYRSRSVDRLDDYVEQVLN from the coding sequence ATGACGGCAACGGAGGCTCCGGTGCTGGTTGTGGGCGGGCGGACCACCGGCCTGATGATGGCCGCGGAACTCGCACGGCACGGCGCGCCGGTGCGCATCATCGACAAGTCGCCAGGCATTGACCCTCACTCGCGGGCGACCTACCTGCACTCGCGCACGCTCGAGATCCTCCACACCCTCGGCATCGCCGACGAGATCGTCGACCGGGGTCAGCCGCTCAAGGCGGTTAGCATCCACGCCAACGGGCGTCATGTAGTCACGACACCCGACCTGCCCGTCGACTCGCCCTTCCCGTGGGGAGCGGCGTTCGCGCAGTGCAAGACCGAAGCGATCCTCGAACGCCACCTCAACAACCTGGGCATCGAGGTCGAACGCAGCGTCGAGCTGCAGGCCTTCGAGCAATCGCCCGAGGGCGTGCGGGCCATGATCAGAGGCCAGGGCGGCGCCGAAGAGGTTGTCGACGCGTCGTACCTCATCGGCTGCGACGGCGCGCACAGCACGGTCCGGCGTGGTGTCGACGAAGCGTTCCCGGGCGCCGCCGATCCGATCCCGTACCAGACCGCCGATGTCCTGATCGACGGGCCGATCAAGCCCGAGGTCGCGTACCTCTGCTTGCACGATCAGGGGGACGTGTTCATCTTCCTGCTGGACGAGGGCCGGAGGCAGGTCATCGCGACGCTGCCCAAGGACAGCCCCCGCACCGAGCCGCCCACGCTTGAAGAGATGCAGCGCATCATCGATGAGCGGGGCTTCCCCGGCCTCCGCCTGTCCGACGCCCGCTGGCTCGCTATCTACCACACGCACTACCGGCTGGCGCCGCGGTACCGGCGGGGCCGCGTGTTCCTGGCCGGCGACGCCGCGCACATCCACAGCGTGATCGGCGGGCAGGGCATGAACACCGGCATCCAGGACGCCCACAACCTGGCCTGGAAGCTGGCCCTGGTGATGCGGGGCGTTACGCCATCGTGGTGGCTCGACACCTACGAGAGCGAGCGCCGCGGCGTCGCCGCCGACGTGATCGCCTGGACAAAGCGGGCGAATGACAGCCTGACCAGCTTCGCCGAGCTCAGCCCGGCGGAACGCGAACGGTTGCTCAAACACATGGTCGTGCCAGAGAGCGACCGCCTACAAGTCCGCGCCCACCAGGAGGAGATCGACCTCGACTACCGTTCCAGCCGGCTGTGCGTGGCTTCCTCTGACAATGACCCCGGGCCCGCGCCGGGAGCGAGGGCGCCGGACGCGGGACCGATCGTTGTCAACGGCGAGTCAACGACGCTGCTCAAGCGGCTCGGCGCGCCGCTCCACCAGCTGCTGCTCTTCGGACCGCCCGACGCAGGCGCGGGGCAACCTGAGCTCGCGGCCGCCCGGCGAGCGGTCGACGCCCACGGCGACTGGCTGCGTGTGCTGCTGGTCGACGCCAACCACGCACCGGCGCCCAACGGCGTCGTGTACGTGAGTGACGCAGCGGGCGCGCTGCGGCGGGCCTACGCGGGCGACGCGGTGCGGCTGTACCTGATCCGCCCCGACGGCTACATCGCCTACCGGAGCCGGTCGGTTGACCGGTTGGATGACTACGTTGAGCAGGTGCTGAACTGA
- a CDS encoding helix-turn-helix transcriptional regulator, which produces MRRADRLFRVVEYFKARREAVTGEELAAEMEIGVRTIYRDIADLRSSGVPIVGEAGVGYLLSRDYLVKPLMFAVEELDALSLGAQMVESWGDPALARSARQAIDKIAAVLPEQLATDASRSAAYACASRRKPPIGIDLASLRRAIRSKHRAEILYADESGKQTQRRIRPLCLVFIAPVWLVAAWCENRRDFREFRVDRIQRLEITDERFRDEAGKTLNDLQERRRKQSR; this is translated from the coding sequence ATGCGCCGGGCCGACCGCCTGTTCCGAGTTGTCGAGTACTTCAAGGCGCGCCGCGAGGCGGTGACCGGCGAGGAGCTCGCCGCCGAGATGGAGATCGGCGTACGCACCATCTACCGCGACATCGCGGACCTGCGCTCTTCCGGCGTCCCCATCGTTGGCGAGGCGGGCGTCGGCTACCTGCTCAGCCGCGACTACCTGGTCAAGCCGCTCATGTTCGCTGTCGAGGAGCTCGACGCGTTGTCCCTCGGCGCCCAGATGGTCGAGAGCTGGGGCGATCCGGCCCTCGCCCGTTCGGCCCGGCAGGCGATCGACAAGATCGCGGCCGTGCTGCCGGAACAGCTGGCCACCGACGCGAGCCGTTCGGCGGCCTACGCGTGCGCCAGCCGGCGCAAGCCGCCGATCGGCATCGACCTCGCATCCCTGCGGCGGGCGATCCGCAGCAAGCACCGGGCGGAGATCCTCTACGCCGACGAGTCGGGCAAGCAGACCCAACGCCGCATCCGCCCGTTGTGCCTGGTCTTCATCGCGCCGGTCTGGCTGGTCGCCGCGTGGTGCGAGAACCGCCGCGACTTCCGCGAGTTCCGCGTGGACCGCATCCAGCGTTTGGAGATCACCGACGAGCGGTTCCGCGACGAAGCGGGCAAGACCCTCAACGACCTGCAGGAGCGGCGGCGGAAGCAAAGTCGTTAG
- a CDS encoding sigma-70 family RNA polymerase sigma factor, producing the protein MQRAYTHSILDQFRDQQVRYAPREKRLEQIEAAERLVAEIDPDKKYPFDFVFFRITGYRPAEDSLFKIQGEDLLHDLRLFIEDLSDATDLPADAMGEPVLTVDQLAEQFNVSTKTISRWREQGLVSRRFVFDGRKRVGFLRSSVDRFVQSNRDRVERGARFSQLTDEQRNELLEQARRLASDGSCQAEVSRQLAKRSGRSVETIRAALKQFDQKHPDLAIFPDVKGPLKDSQRAKIYRDSRRGVSVDKLTKRYGRTKTTIYRVINEVRAQRIMELDLDYIPNPRFTRKGADNACLGEMPESDQPAKKVRRPSDLPPYLASLYEMPLLTREQEGHLFRKYNYLKHKAAKLREELDVERPKSALMDEIEQMSEQAVEVKNQIARCNLRLVVSIAKRHVSADQNFFELVSDGNMSLLRAIEKFDFARGNKFSTYASWAIMKNFARTIPGEFKHRDRFRTSHDELFAATEERRDNPLIHESAQKDREAKITRLLRKLDEREQQIVSSRFGLDHSKEPLTLKEVGAEMGVTKERIRQIEVRALNKLRAAAKEEKISLEI; encoded by the coding sequence ATGCAACGCGCATACACCCATTCCATCCTGGACCAATTCCGCGACCAGCAGGTGCGGTACGCGCCCCGCGAGAAGCGGCTCGAGCAGATCGAGGCCGCCGAGCGCCTGGTCGCCGAGATCGACCCCGACAAGAAGTACCCGTTCGACTTCGTCTTCTTCCGGATCACCGGCTACCGCCCCGCCGAGGACAGCCTGTTCAAGATCCAGGGCGAGGACCTGCTGCACGACCTGCGGCTGTTCATCGAGGACCTGTCCGACGCCACCGACCTGCCGGCCGACGCCATGGGCGAGCCGGTGCTGACCGTGGACCAGCTGGCCGAGCAGTTCAACGTCTCGACCAAGACCATCAGCCGCTGGCGCGAGCAGGGCCTGGTGAGCCGCCGGTTCGTGTTCGACGGCCGCAAGCGGGTCGGCTTCCTGCGGAGCAGCGTCGACCGCTTTGTGCAGTCCAACCGCGACCGCGTCGAACGCGGCGCCCGCTTCAGCCAGCTGACCGACGAGCAGCGCAACGAGCTGCTCGAGCAGGCCCGCCGGCTCGCCAGCGACGGCAGCTGCCAGGCCGAGGTCTCCCGCCAGCTCGCCAAGCGCTCCGGCCGCAGCGTCGAGACCATCCGCGCCGCGCTCAAGCAGTTCGACCAGAAGCACCCCGACCTGGCGATCTTCCCCGACGTGAAGGGCCCGCTGAAGGACTCGCAGCGCGCGAAGATCTACCGCGACTCGCGGCGGGGCGTGTCGGTCGACAAGCTCACCAAGCGGTACGGCCGCACCAAGACCACCATCTACCGGGTGATCAACGAGGTCCGCGCGCAGCGGATCATGGAGCTCGACCTCGACTACATCCCCAACCCGCGGTTCACCCGCAAGGGCGCCGACAACGCGTGCCTGGGCGAGATGCCCGAGTCCGACCAGCCCGCCAAGAAGGTGCGTCGGCCCTCGGACCTGCCGCCGTACCTGGCCAGCCTGTACGAGATGCCGCTGCTGACCCGCGAGCAGGAGGGCCACCTGTTCCGCAAGTACAACTACCTGAAGCACAAGGCGGCCAAGCTCCGCGAGGAGCTGGACGTCGAGCGGCCCAAGTCGGCCCTGATGGACGAGATCGAGCAGATGTCCGAGCAGGCGGTGGAGGTCAAGAACCAGATCGCCCGCTGCAACCTGCGGCTGGTGGTGTCGATCGCCAAGCGGCACGTGTCGGCGGACCAGAACTTCTTCGAGCTGGTGTCCGACGGCAACATGTCACTGCTTCGCGCGATCGAGAAGTTCGACTTCGCCCGCGGCAACAAGTTCAGCACGTACGCCAGCTGGGCGATCATGAAGAACTTCGCCCGCACGATTCCTGGCGAGTTCAAGCACCGCGACCGGTTCCGCACCAGCCACGACGAGCTGTTCGCGGCTACCGAGGAGCGGCGCGACAACCCGCTGATCCACGAGTCGGCCCAGAAGGACCGGGAAGCCAAGATCACGCGGCTGCTGCGGAAGCTGGACGAGCGGGAGCAGCAGATCGTCAGCTCGCGGTTCGGCCTGGATCATTCGAAGGAGCCGCTCACCCTCAAAGAGGTCGGCGCCGAGATGGGCGTCACCAAGGAGCGGATCCGCCAGATCGAGGTGCGGGCGCTCAACAAGCTCCGCGCCGCGGCCAAGGAGGAGAAGATCTCGCTGGAGATCTAA
- a CDS encoding alpha-L-fucosidase gives MSEFNMLYLRAVLVVAIVTLLTRTALCLPPEVGAQDTNAERMSWWLDAKFGMFIHWGVYSQAGGEWNGETGHHEWLQLTAKIPLAEYTEFASSFNPSKFDANEWVTIAKQAGMKYLVVTAKHHDGFAMYDSPSNDHNIVKGTSYGRDPLKDLAEACHKHGVRFCVYYSLGRDWEDPDVPTGWGDRLGWRSNLIDYPDEESKVFQRYFDRKVKPQVRELLTQYGPIGVMWFDTFEQIEPHQSKELIAMIRELQPNCIINDRVGRGLGDYKTAEQEIPSRSSNMPWETCMTINDHWGYNKADENWKSAEKLLRNMIDVVSKGGNYLLNVGPTGEGVIPESSVERLSEMGRWLGVNGEAIYGCGPTPFGEEIASFQERVKNERGKPQSRTGWQWRATTKPGKLYVHVFEWPIGVMNLPAIDENVTRTYLLADPNETALAFKQSASGVSITLPETPPDQIASVICLELE, from the coding sequence GTGAGCGAGTTCAACATGCTCTACCTACGCGCCGTACTCGTTGTGGCGATTGTGACGCTGCTGACGCGCACCGCTTTATGCCTTCCACCTGAGGTCGGCGCTCAGGATACCAACGCTGAACGCATGTCTTGGTGGCTGGACGCGAAGTTTGGCATGTTCATTCACTGGGGCGTCTACTCTCAAGCGGGTGGCGAGTGGAACGGCGAGACCGGTCACCACGAATGGCTGCAGCTCACGGCAAAAATCCCGTTGGCGGAGTACACAGAGTTCGCAAGCTCGTTCAATCCTTCGAAGTTCGACGCCAACGAGTGGGTTACGATTGCCAAGCAAGCGGGGATGAAATACCTGGTGGTCACGGCGAAGCACCACGATGGGTTCGCGATGTACGACTCCCCGTCAAACGATCACAACATCGTCAAAGGAACCTCCTACGGCCGTGACCCGCTGAAGGACCTGGCGGAGGCGTGCCACAAGCACGGCGTCCGCTTCTGCGTCTACTATTCCCTGGGCCGCGATTGGGAGGACCCCGATGTGCCTACTGGATGGGGTGACCGACTCGGATGGCGAAGCAACCTCATCGACTATCCAGACGAGGAGAGCAAGGTCTTCCAGCGGTATTTCGACCGCAAAGTCAAGCCGCAGGTTCGCGAACTGCTCACCCAGTACGGGCCTATCGGCGTGATGTGGTTTGACACCTTCGAGCAGATCGAGCCGCACCAGAGCAAAGAGCTGATTGCGATGATCCGAGAGTTGCAGCCCAATTGCATCATTAACGACCGCGTCGGCCGGGGGCTGGGCGACTACAAGACGGCTGAGCAAGAGATCCCGTCCCGTTCTTCGAACATGCCGTGGGAAACGTGCATGACGATTAACGATCACTGGGGCTACAACAAGGCTGATGAGAATTGGAAGAGCGCCGAGAAGCTGCTTCGGAACATGATCGACGTCGTCAGCAAAGGAGGCAACTACCTACTCAATGTCGGCCCTACAGGAGAAGGCGTCATCCCCGAATCGAGCGTCGAGCGTCTCAGTGAAATGGGACGCTGGCTCGGAGTGAACGGTGAAGCGATCTACGGATGCGGCCCAACGCCGTTCGGTGAGGAGATCGCCTCATTCCAAGAACGCGTGAAGAACGAACGCGGCAAGCCACAGTCCAGAACTGGATGGCAGTGGCGAGCGACCACCAAACCGGGCAAACTCTACGTGCATGTATTTGAGTGGCCGATCGGTGTGATGAACCTCCCTGCAATCGACGAGAACGTGACGCGAACCTACCTGCTTGCCGATCCCAACGAGACAGCCCTTGCTTTCAAGCAATCTGCGAGCGGCGTCTCGATCACACTGCCCGAAACACCGCCGGACCAAATCGCAAGCGTGATATGCTTAGAGCTTGAGTGA
- a CDS encoding ABC transporter permease encodes MSFWTIAWRNMWQRALASSLTGLSMALGVAVMICVIVIHSVAVRQFSQDAAGYHLIIGSGKGSKTDLVLSTVFHVGTPLFPVPYAYYRDFTDGKYADVTKVAIPYCLGDSYEANGKLFRVVGVTRDLFDKIQFGTNADGSPRVYEFAEGQNFKTDKPFQAVVGSIVAQQAGLKVGSTFNPTHGISAEGDKHEAFEIVGVLEPTGTANDRAVFVNIEGFYLLAGHSLSKPHEGIETPPPPAADSELKGVVSQTRLYDNEGGEVEPLPPELREVTSILVLCNNAFGPNSLIYSINKDATRSAQAVAPGGVVTKLLEEIVGPVQVVLLVLTIMIVVVASISILVSIYNSMSERSHDIAVMRALGASRVAVMLIVLFESILLSVAGGLAGILLGHLIIGAAAPYVVETTGVRLAVWEFDRLELIIIPALVVLASLAGFLPALSAYRTDVARALSGTR; translated from the coding sequence ATGAGCTTCTGGACGATCGCCTGGCGTAACATGTGGCAGCGGGCGTTGGCGTCGTCGCTGACGGGGCTGTCGATGGCGCTCGGCGTGGCGGTGATGATCTGCGTGATCGTGATCCACAGCGTGGCGGTGCGGCAGTTCAGCCAGGACGCGGCCGGGTACCACCTGATCATCGGCAGCGGCAAGGGGAGCAAGACCGACCTGGTGCTGAGCACCGTGTTCCACGTCGGCACGCCGCTGTTCCCGGTGCCCTACGCCTACTACCGCGACTTCACCGACGGCAAGTACGCCGACGTCACCAAGGTGGCCATCCCGTACTGCCTGGGGGACAGCTACGAGGCGAACGGCAAGCTGTTCCGCGTGGTGGGCGTTACCCGTGACCTGTTCGACAAGATCCAGTTCGGCACCAACGCCGACGGCAGCCCCCGGGTGTACGAGTTCGCCGAGGGGCAGAACTTCAAGACCGACAAGCCGTTCCAGGCGGTGGTGGGGTCGATCGTCGCGCAGCAGGCGGGGCTCAAGGTCGGTTCCACGTTCAACCCGACGCACGGCATCAGCGCCGAGGGCGACAAGCACGAGGCGTTCGAGATTGTCGGCGTGCTGGAGCCGACCGGCACCGCCAACGACCGGGCCGTGTTCGTCAACATCGAGGGCTTCTACCTGCTGGCGGGGCACTCGCTTTCCAAGCCGCACGAGGGGATCGAGACCCCGCCCCCGCCCGCGGCCGACTCCGAGCTCAAGGGCGTAGTGTCGCAGACCAGGCTGTACGACAACGAGGGCGGCGAGGTCGAGCCGCTGCCGCCGGAGCTGCGGGAGGTGACCTCCATCCTGGTGCTGTGCAACAACGCGTTCGGGCCCAACAGCCTGATCTACTCCATCAACAAGGACGCCACCCGCAGCGCCCAGGCCGTGGCGCCGGGCGGCGTCGTGACAAAGCTGCTGGAAGAGATTGTCGGCCCGGTGCAGGTGGTGCTGCTGGTGCTGACCATCATGATCGTGGTCGTGGCGTCGATCAGCATCCTGGTGAGCATCTACAACTCGATGAGCGAGCGGAGCCACGACATCGCCGTAATGCGGGCGCTGGGCGCCAGCCGGGTGGCCGTGATGCTGATCGTGCTGTTCGAGTCGATCCTGCTGTCGGTCGCCGGCGGGCTGGCCGGAATCCTGCTGGGCCACCTGATCATCGGCGCCGCGGCGCCCTACGTGGTCGAGACCACCGGCGTGCGGCTGGCCGTGTGGGAGTTCGACCGGCTGGAGCTGATTATCATCCCCGCTTTGGTGGTGCTGGCGTCGCTGGCGGGATTCCTGCCGGCGCTCTCGGCCTACCGCACCGATGTCGCGCG